DNA sequence from the Fundidesulfovibrio magnetotacticus genome:
GCGCAGGCCCTGGCTGGCCGCCGTCTCCTTGATGCCGCGCGGGTGGAGATAGGGTGTGAGCAGGTGCTTGACCCCGGAGAGGTCTTCGCGGCCGAGCACATCGTGGACGATGCCCAGCAGTTCATGGTCTTTGCGGTCGAAGAGCAGACGGTCTTCGAGCGTGCGCGCGCCGTGACGCATGGATGGCCCCTACCTTGCGGTCATTTTCCTAACACCCCGGAATGAAAACAAACACGCGGTGGGAACCTTGTCAAGCCGCGCGAAGGCTCCCTTGACGCAGCCGCGCGCCGGGGCTAGCCAGGGCCACCGGCAACAGGCCGGGAGGCGCGGCCATCGGATCGCGCGGGGGGCATCATGCTTGGCATCCACGACTTCTGGCTCTTCGTCGCGTCCGGGATCCTGATGAACATCGCTCCCGGGCCGGACAACCTCTATGTGGCCGGGCGGGCGGCGTCCCATGGGTTCCGGGCGGGCGCGCTGGCGGCTTTCGGCATCGCCTCGGGGTGCGTGGTGCACATCCTGGCGGCGGCGTTGGGGCTCTCGGCGGTGATGGCGGCCTCGTCCACGGCCTTCACGGTGGTGAAGCTTGCGGGCGCGGCCTATCTGGTCTGGAGCGGGCTCTCCCTGCTCCTGGCGCGCGGCGGCGGCGAGGCCCGGTCCGTCGCGCACGAGGACCTGGCCCGGCGCAAGGTGTTCACCCAGGGTTTTTTGACCAACGTGCTCAACCCCAAGGTGGCGCTGTTCTTCCTGGCGTTTCTGCCCCAGTTCATCGACCAGTCCGCGCCGGGCAAGGCCCTGGCGTTTTTGGCCCTGGGGTTTGTCTTCAACCTGACGGGCACGGCGTGGATGCTCTGTCTGGCGTGGTCCTCGGCCAAGGCCGCGTCGCTGGTGCGCGGCAACGGGCGCACGGGGGCGTGGCTGGGCCGGGCCACGGGGGCGCTCTTCGTGGGGCTGGGCGTGCGCCTGGCCCTTTCGGACGCACGGTAGCCGCCCAGGTAGCCGGGGAGCGTGCCGCGCAGGCGGCGGGACAAGGCCAGGGTGAGACTCCCTGGCCGGGGGGAGGGGGGCTTGCGCATCGGGACGTGTTGGCGTAGATTTTCCAAATCCAAGGGGGAGTAGCTTCCCAAAGGCAAAGTCAACATCCTGGCGTGCCCCGCCTGGCTTTGCCGTCGGTCCATCCGATGAGCGAGACCTTTGGCATGAGTCCACTCATGCCGGAGGTTTTTTCTTTTGAAAGCCTCCGGCGAACCGAAGACCGCTGGAGGCTTCATGAACGCCGCGAAACGTCTCGTCCCGCTCTGGATCGCCGCCCTGGCCGCCCTGCCCGGGCTCTCCCTGCGCCTGACCGGCATTGAACTGCCCGCTCCCGCCGTGACCCTGCTCACGGGGATGGCCGTGCTGGGGGCCTCGTTCCTGCTGCTTTGGGCCTGCGACGTGGCCCAGAAGGACATCCCCCAGACCCTGGCCCTGGCCGTGGTGGCGCTCATCGCCGTGCTGCCGGAGTACGCCGTGGACATGTACTTCACCTGGCAGGCCGGGCAGCATCCCGGGTCGGACTATTCCCACTACGCCATCGCCAACATGACCGGGGCCAACCGCCTGCTCATCGGCGTGGGCTGGGCGTCCATCGCCTTGATCTGCTGGCTGCGCACGCGCGGCCCCGTGCACCTGGAGGAGGAGCGTTCCACGGAGGTGGCCTTCCTGGGGCTGGCGACGGTCTACGCCTTCACCGTGCCGCTCAAGGGGAGCCTGACCTGGTACGACGGCCTGGTGTTCGTGGGTCTTTACGCGTGGTACATCGCGGTGGTCAGCCGCCGTCCGTGCGGTGAGGTGGAGCTGGAGGGGCCTGCCGAGGTGTTGGGGCATCTGCCCCAGGGGCAGCGCCGGGCGGCCACGGCTGCGCTCTTCGTCTACGCGGCCGGGGTGATCCTGGCGGTGGCGGAGCTGTTCAGCGAGGGGCTGGTGGCAACGGGCAAGGTGTTCGGGATCAACGAATTCCTGCTGGTGCAGTGGCTTGCGCCCGTGGCCTCGGAGGCCCCGGAGTTCGTGCTGGCGGTGATGTTCGCTCTGCGCGGTCAGGCGGGCGTGGCGCTGGGGAGCCTGCTTTCGTCCAAACTCAACCAGTGGACGCTGCTGGTGGGGATGATCCCCGGGGTGTATGGGGTGTCCTCGGGGGACTTGACGGCTTCCATGCCCCTGGACGGCGTGCAGATGAACGAGGTGCTGCTCACGGCGGCGCAGTCTCTGTTGGCGGTGTTCCTGCTGGTGCGGCTGCGGCTGACGATCCGAGGAGCGGCGGCGCTCTTCGGGCTGTTCGTGCTGCAGTTCGCGTGGCCAGCGCTGGCTGGGCTGACGGGCCTGGCCCATGTGACGGCCGTGCCGGAGCGGGTGGCGCTCTCGGTGCTCTACGCTGCGTTCGCGTCGGTGCTGCTTGCGGTCAACATGCGCCGGACGGCCGGATTCGTGCGCGCGTTGCGTTAACTCGTTGGATTTGAAACAACAGGCGCGCGGATGCGTTGCACCGGCCCGGGGCGAGTCCCAGGGCCGGGAAACCGAAGGAGGCTCCATGGGACGTTTGGGATGCGGGATAGCCGGAGCGGCCCTGGCCGCGCTGATGCCCTTGTGCGAGGCGTTGGCCGAGGAGCGCAAGGCGTGCCGGCAGTTTCGCGTGACGTTCCAGACGGAGCTTGCCGCGCCGCCGGGCAAGGTGATGCTCGGCAAGCGCCAGGTGGGCGTGGTGGAGGGCGCATCGGGCGGGCGCGAGCTCGCGGTGTGCATCGACGCGCGCTTCGCTGGGGAGATGGAGCGCAACACGTTCTGCTTCGTCTCGGGCGACGAGCTGATGATCTACAACGTGTGGTCCACGGGCGAGGACCTGCCGGAGGGCTCGAGCGTGCCCGGCTTCGCCACGCGCTGGGGCGCGGCCCTGCACGAGGCCAAGGAGATGGGCGCGGCGTTTCTGGGCAAGCTGCTGGAGTTGCTGCGGCGGGTTCTGGGGAACGGATAGGAGGGCGCGCCATGCGGAGCGCGAAGCATTCGAAAAACTACTCGGCCGATGAACTGCGTGTCCTCAGGGCCGGGAGCCGGACGGACTTGGCCCGGCTGGACGCCCTGAGCGACGAAGACTTGGAGCGTCTGGCGGTGGACGACGCGGACGAGCGCGGCCTGCGGCCCGACTGGACCCGTGCGGAGTTGGTGCTGCCCAGAGTGGAGTAGCCCGGGCATTTGAGTTGGGCGAGAAGGTCGGCGGGTATTTCAAAGTCTATGGCAAGGAGGATATGTCTCGCTATATGGAGTTGGCGTGGGCTGCCAGGGACTCGAACCGGCTGGGGTGTTTTCAAGGGGCGAATCCCTGTTAGAGGAAGTGTGTCTAAGGTAGGCGTATTGAGTTCGCTTGATATATTCAAGGTTGTTGAGTAGTCTTGGGGCGCTGGTTGCTGGATTCGCTGGGGTGTCAGTATGTTTTGCTAGTCTATATATTCCCGTGTAATATTGGGGGGTAGTAATGAATGTCAATATGAAACTACCTGGCATAGGCGAGTCTAGCGAAGAGTACTTCGTTCTTGAGTTCTCAGGCGGTAGTCCTGTCTTGTCTGCACATCAGATTGCAATTCGCGAGTACGCTAGATCTCTTGCTGGATATGATTTTTTTGTTAGGCATATTGCTCGAGAAATGCTGCGCACGGATGTAAATATTTGTGTTTCGGCGCAGAAGAGTGGGTCATATGAGTCGCATTTACATGCGTTTATTGATACTATAGGTGCTGTTTCGTCAATTCTTGGAATATTGTCGTTTTTTGGAGTGTCGGCCAAATCTGTTCGTGAGGCGCTTTCAAGGTTGCAGGCTGTTATAGTGCGTAAATACAAGCACTACTCTGGCGATATGCAGCAATATATTGCCGAATTGGCCGAGTATTCGATTCTTTCGGATGGGGATAAAGACATGCTGCTGAAGGCGCTAGAGAATGAACCATTTCTGGAAGCTCTGGATGATTTTACTTCGCCTTTAGATTCAGATGGTTACGACATGATTAGAGTGGTTGGAGGAGGGGAGGAACTGTTTGCTGTAAGCAAGGCAGATCGTCAGTTTTTTAAGTTCGTTCCTCCTGCGGGTGAGAAGACCGAAGATTTTGAAGATACTGTTGAACTCTTGTATATATCGCCGGAGTTAATCAAATGGAAATTCAAGGGGCAGGAAACATTTTGGGCAGATGTATTGGATGTTTCTTTTTTAGAGGCCACCGGGAATGTGAGGTCTACGGAGTTGAAGGGTGTAAAGTATGACTGTCAAGGAAGAAAGGTTCTGCGACGTAAAAGAGGTTCAAAAAAGTGGATATCTACGTACTATATCGATAAAATAGAGGAGCGACAACAACAAATGTCGGTTTTTTAGTCCCCGTAGGAAGCGCGTCTCCTCAATACCTCTCCCTCTCCCGCTGCGCCTCCCGCTCTAGGTCCCGTTCCTTCAGCACGTTCTTCTTGTCGTGCACGTTCTTCCCTCTCCCCAGCCCGATCTCGACCTTGATCTTGCCGCGTTTCAAATAAATCTTCAGGGGCACCACGGTCAGGCCCTTTTGCTCCACCTTCGCCTTCCAGGCCCTTATTTCGTGGTCGTGAAGCAAAAGCTTGCGGTCGCGCTCGGGTTCGTGCTGGGCGTAGCCCGCGTTCTCGTACGGGTTCACGTGCAGGCCCTTCAGGATGGCCTCGAAGTTCCCCGTGAACTGCACGTAGCAGTCCTTGAAGCTCGCCTTGCCCGCCTTCAGGCTCTTCACCTCCGAACCCATGAGC
Encoded proteins:
- the smpB gene encoding SsrA-binding protein SmpB, translated to MSSKSGEPVKVIASNKKARHLYEILGTMEAGISLMGSEVKSLKAGKASFKDCYVQFTGNFEAILKGLHVNPYENAGYAQHEPERDRKLLLHDHEIRAWKAKVEQKGLTVVPLKIYLKRGKIKVEIGLGRGKNVHDKKNVLKERDLEREAQRERERY
- a CDS encoding LysE family translocator → MLGIHDFWLFVASGILMNIAPGPDNLYVAGRAASHGFRAGALAAFGIASGCVVHILAAALGLSAVMAASSTAFTVVKLAGAAYLVWSGLSLLLARGGGEARSVAHEDLARRKVFTQGFLTNVLNPKVALFFLAFLPQFIDQSAPGKALAFLALGFVFNLTGTAWMLCLAWSSAKAASLVRGNGRTGAWLGRATGALFVGLGVRLALSDAR
- a CDS encoding sodium:calcium antiporter, encoding MNAAKRLVPLWIAALAALPGLSLRLTGIELPAPAVTLLTGMAVLGASFLLLWACDVAQKDIPQTLALAVVALIAVLPEYAVDMYFTWQAGQHPGSDYSHYAIANMTGANRLLIGVGWASIALICWLRTRGPVHLEEERSTEVAFLGLATVYAFTVPLKGSLTWYDGLVFVGLYAWYIAVVSRRPCGEVELEGPAEVLGHLPQGQRRAATAALFVYAAGVILAVAELFSEGLVATGKVFGINEFLLVQWLAPVASEAPEFVLAVMFALRGQAGVALGSLLSSKLNQWTLLVGMIPGVYGVSSGDLTASMPLDGVQMNEVLLTAAQSLLAVFLLVRLRLTIRGAAALFGLFVLQFAWPALAGLTGLAHVTAVPERVALSVLYAAFASVLLAVNMRRTAGFVRALR